In Verrucomicrobiota bacterium, a single window of DNA contains:
- a CDS encoding tetratricopeptide repeat protein, with protein sequence MKGLPWPHRFTVSAALGWVELGNLQEAAAELERLPADLLEEPTVLDIRWEIHALQKDWLAALRVARAMMIKCPDRVGSWLNQAYALRRVPGGGLTQAWNALLPAARQFPGSEMVSFNLACYAAQMDRLPEAWDFLQQAMRAGANGEQIRRMALADEDLQPLWERLRGK encoded by the coding sequence ATGAAAGGCTTGCCTTGGCCCCACCGTTTTACCGTTTCTGCCGCCTTGGGATGGGTGGAGTTGGGCAATCTGCAGGAAGCGGCTGCGGAGTTGGAACGTCTCCCCGCCGACTTATTGGAAGAGCCAACGGTATTGGATATTCGTTGGGAGATTCACGCGCTGCAAAAGGATTGGCTGGCGGCCTTGCGGGTTGCCCGGGCCATGATGATAAAGTGCCCGGATCGGGTGGGTAGCTGGTTGAATCAAGCCTATGCGTTGCGGCGGGTGCCCGGTGGCGGATTGACGCAGGCATGGAACGCCTTGCTGCCTGCCGCCCGGCAATTTCCCGGCTCGGAAATGGTGTCCTTCAATCTGGCCTGCTATGCCGCCCAGATGGACCGCTTGCCGGAAGCGTGGGATTTTTTGCAGCAAGCCATGCGAGCGGGGGCCAATGGGGAACAAATCCGGCGGATGGCTTTGGCGGACGAAGACCTGCAACCACTTTGGGAACGCTTGCGAGGTAAATAA
- a CDS encoding response regulator, which produces MTTEKKRILVVDDETTFTRMVRLNLEKAGPYEVREENRGRRAAATAREFKPHLILLDVIMPDVDGGEVAALIQADPNLKNIPVVFLTATVSKREVGEAGTQRGGLFFLAKPVTLDQLVDCIEKHLKKTEPEAADKTPPVSAEI; this is translated from the coding sequence ATGACGACTGAAAAAAAACGAATCCTGGTGGTGGACGATGAAACCACCTTTACTCGCATGGTCCGGCTCAACCTGGAAAAGGCCGGGCCATACGAGGTGCGCGAGGAAAATCGCGGACGCCGGGCGGCGGCAACTGCCCGGGAGTTCAAACCCCACTTGATCCTACTGGACGTCATCATGCCGGATGTGGATGGCGGAGAAGTGGCCGCATTGATTCAAGCGGACCCCAACCTGAAGAATATTCCGGTGGTTTTCCTGACCGCCACGGTCTCGAAACGCGAGGTCGGCGAGGCGGGCACCCAACGCGGCGGATTGTTTTTCCTGGCCAAACCGGTCACGCTCGATCAACTGGTGGATTGCATTGAGAAACATCTGAAAAAGACCGAGCCGGAGGCAGCGGATAAAACCCCACCCGTTTCCGCCGAAATTTGA
- a CDS encoding PAS domain S-box protein encodes MPQRSGAHPDGTNGNGANPELLQQWAAIIKYSDDAIMAVNLEGLITSWNPGAERLFGYRVAEAVGMPLERLCLPGNKPELTDILRRANAGEHVVNRELEQVRQDGSRLEVALTVSPLQRLVGGTAAGFSIIARDITLQKRAEEKVRASEAFYHSLVEYLPQNIFRKDINSQFTFANQRFCQTLGKTLKEIVGKNDYDFFPADLAAKYQADDRQVIESGQLLETVEVNQPPDGRKLYVQVCKMPVYGALKRIIGVQCIFWDITNSREAEIALRHSEERYRELLGSVTDYIYTVEIRAGRPVTTHHGPGCLNVTGYAPEDYEKDPFLWYRMIHQEDREAVLRQSENILRGEALPLEHRILHRDGSVRWVRNTPVPRYDEQRRLVAYDGLIADITARKVAEEHLRQALVDLNKSHEELKLAQNLLMHAEKMETVGRLAAGVAHEVKNPLAILLSGMEFLRTSTAAQEESTHQVLEDMGSALKRADSVIHGLLDFAAAQELGVKSESLNNLIDSTLALLRHDLSRGRVEVSKELMTELPLLQLDRNKIEQVFLNLFINSLHAMANGGTLHVLTRVRPLQAEEVVWDAGSRVAERFRPGDRVVEVLVEDTGTGIAPDKLSKIFEPFFTTKPTGQGTGLGLAVTRKILELHGATIRLTNRNEGGVCATLWFRNECVL; translated from the coding sequence ATGCCCCAACGCTCCGGTGCGCATCCCGACGGGACGAATGGCAATGGCGCCAATCCAGAATTACTCCAACAGTGGGCGGCCATTATCAAGTATTCGGATGACGCCATCATGGCCGTCAATCTGGAGGGGCTCATCACCAGTTGGAATCCCGGAGCGGAGCGTCTTTTTGGTTATCGCGTGGCGGAGGCGGTAGGGATGCCGCTGGAGCGGTTATGCCTGCCCGGCAATAAACCAGAGTTAACCGATATTTTGCGACGCGCCAATGCGGGCGAGCATGTCGTCAACCGTGAGTTGGAACAGGTCCGTCAGGACGGCAGCCGACTGGAGGTGGCACTGACTGTTTCGCCACTGCAACGTTTGGTGGGCGGAACGGCGGCCGGTTTCTCGATCATTGCCCGGGATATTACACTGCAAAAACGGGCTGAGGAGAAAGTGCGGGCCTCGGAGGCGTTTTACCATTCCCTGGTGGAATATTTGCCGCAAAACATTTTTCGCAAAGACATCAACAGCCAGTTCACGTTTGCCAACCAGCGCTTTTGCCAGACGCTGGGCAAAACCCTCAAGGAAATCGTGGGCAAGAACGATTATGATTTTTTCCCCGCCGACCTCGCCGCCAAATACCAGGCGGATGACCGGCAGGTGATTGAAAGCGGGCAGTTGCTGGAAACCGTGGAGGTAAACCAACCACCGGACGGCCGGAAATTGTATGTGCAGGTGTGCAAAATGCCGGTCTATGGCGCCTTGAAACGAATCATTGGCGTGCAGTGCATTTTCTGGGATATCACCAACAGCCGGGAGGCGGAAATTGCGCTGCGCCACAGCGAGGAACGTTACCGCGAACTGCTCGGCTCAGTGACCGATTACATCTACACGGTCGAGATCCGCGCCGGACGGCCAGTGACCACCCACCATGGGCCGGGCTGTTTGAATGTGACGGGTTATGCGCCCGAGGACTACGAAAAGGACCCATTTCTGTGGTACCGCATGATCCATCAGGAAGACCGGGAAGCGGTACTCCGGCAGTCCGAGAATATCCTGCGTGGCGAGGCGCTGCCGCTGGAGCATCGCATCCTGCATCGGGATGGCTCGGTGCGCTGGGTGCGCAACACCCCGGTGCCGCGTTATGATGAGCAAAGGCGCCTGGTGGCGTATGACGGGTTGATCGCGGACATTACGGCGCGCAAAGTGGCCGAGGAACATTTGCGACAGGCGTTGGTGGATTTGAATAAATCCCACGAAGAATTGAAGCTGGCGCAGAATTTATTGATGCACGCCGAAAAAATGGAGACCGTGGGCCGCTTGGCGGCCGGGGTGGCGCATGAAGTAAAAAATCCCCTGGCCATCCTGTTGTCCGGCATGGAATTTTTACGCACATCCACCGCCGCTCAGGAAGAGTCCACCCATCAGGTGCTCGAAGACATGGGCAGTGCGCTGAAGCGGGCGGATTCGGTGATTCACGGTTTGCTGGATTTTGCTGCCGCCCAGGAATTGGGGGTAAAATCGGAGAGTTTGAACAACCTGATTGATTCCACGCTGGCGTTGTTGCGTCATGATTTGTCACGCGGAAGAGTGGAGGTAAGCAAGGAATTGATGACGGAACTACCTTTGTTACAGTTGGACCGCAACAAGATTGAACAGGTGTTCTTGAATTTGTTCATCAATTCACTGCATGCCATGGCGAACGGCGGTACCCTGCATGTGCTCACAAGAGTGCGGCCGTTGCAGGCGGAGGAAGTGGTCTGGGACGCTGGATCACGGGTGGCGGAGCGATTCCGTCCGGGTGATCGGGTCGTGGAAGTGCTGGTGGAAGATACCGGCACGGGCATTGCCCCGGACAAGCTGTCCAAGATTTTTGAACCGTTTTTTACCACCAAACCCACGGGCCAGGGAACGGGCTTGGGCCTGGCGGTTACCCGGAAGATTCTTGAACTCCATGGCGCTACAATTAGACTGACCAACCGAAATGAAGGGGGCGTTTGCGCCACCCTCTGGTTTAGAAATGAGTGTGTATTATGA